ACTGCTCCTGAGGAGGACCGGCAGGGGACGTGGTTCCGCGGGTATCGCCGGTTTCAAATATGCCCTGGAAAACGGGGCAGAAGCGGTGGTTGAAATGGATGCCGATTTTTCCCACCACCCGAGGTACATACCACAATTATTAGCGGGACTCAAAGATGCAGATGTAGTAATTGGATCTCGATTTGTGCATGGAGGAAAAGACATGGACAGGGGCCTTGTCCGCAGGATAGTTACTGTTCTGGCAGGTATCTATGTAAGGAGGCTCCTCGGTTTATCCATACACGATGTCTCCTCAGGCTATCGGTGTTTTCATGGTAAGGTGCTGAAAGAAATTGAACTGAATTCCATGATCTCTACCGGCCCGTCGATTGTCTCCGAGGTATTCTACCGGGCACACCTGAAGGGGTTTTCCATCAAGGAAATCCCTATTGAATTCATTGACCGGACGCAGGGAGAAACAAAACTAAACTATAAGATTCTCCTGAAAACCCTCCTCATAGTCTTACGGTTCAAATGGCTCAACACCAGGGGACGTTTATTTCAGGGGAAATAATAAAGCCATCCAGAAAGAAGGCAAATATTCTTGCCCACAAACTATATTTGGAAAATCATTGAATCCCCGGAAAAATTTTTGGTAAAATCCCCGTAACTAGTTGTACCGTAAGAAAGAATGCTATACATAAACATTTAATATGCAGAAAATCTTTTTTTGCGGAATACATTCATTGGATTCTATGAGATTTTTTTATTCATTTACGTTGATAGTGTAAATCTTATGATTAGAAAATACATTAAAAATATTACGCCAGGCATGAAACTTGGCAAAATAATTTACGGGGAAAATTACGAAGTGCTTTTAAAGCCGGGGATAGAGCTTACCCGGGGTTATATAGACCGATTACAAAGAATGGGATTTATTTGTATTTACATAGAGGATGGTGAAACTGCGGACGTTGAACTAAAAGATCCAATATCAGAAAGAATCCGCGTTATGGCAACAAAAGACATTCTTAAAACATATAAAGTAACCAAGGCTTCAATATCAAATATTGAGGCAGATACCACCGAGTCGGTTATCAAGGCAATTAATACAACGAAAATCAAAAAATCATTTCAGGAAAGTCCCGAGTTTCAACAGCTGTGCAAAGATATAGGTTCCTTCCTTAATGAAATAATGGAACAGGATGTCTTATCCGGATTAAATTCCATAAAAACAGTTGATAATTATACCTACGAACATTCAGTAGATACTGCGATAATATCTTTAATCATTGCAAAACGGTTAAGTCTTGAAAAGAGGAAGTTGGAACAGATTGCCATAGGGCAATTTCTTCATGACATAGGAAAAATATTCATTGACGAAAAGATATTGAATAAACCAGGCAAATTAACCCCAGAAGAATATACACTCATAAAAGGACACCCTTCTTTTGGATATGAATTAGTCAGAGATATCCCGACAATTGGACCTGTTGCCGCGCACATTCCCTTCCAACATCATGAACGACAGGATGGCTACGGTTATCCTCGAGGATTAACTGGCACAAATAAACTTGATACCGGTAAAATCGTGTATAAGGAAAAGGATAAATTAATTATGGCAGCGGAAATCTCGGCGCTTGCAGATTTTTACGATGCTTGTCTTTCCGATAGACCATATCGCCCCGGGATGCTCCCCGATCTCGTATACGATCTCATTCGGGCAGGAGCGGGCACGCAATTCAATAAGGAATTGGTAGATTTGTTCATGACGGTCATACCAAAATACCCTGCGGGAACCCCGATAAAAATCAGGGCAGGAACATATCAAGGTTATACGGGAGTTGTCTTATCAATAAATCCATCCCACCTGTCAAAACCAAACATAAAATTACTCGCCGACAAGAAAAACAATAAGATCTCACCTATCACCATTGATTTAAGCACCAGGGAACAGGACATTGAGTTAGAATGTATTCGTTAATGCATCGGCAGGAAATATACCCTCAGTGACGCCCCCTTCAGTGCTCTTTCGTTACTTTTCATTACAGGATATTCAGGAGAAATCACCTATTTTTTGGGAAACAGAACCATCATATTTCCTTTTCTATAATACCACTCAAACGTTTCATAATATCACTGGGGACTTCCGTAAACTGAAGTCCCAAATCGTACTTTGCTTTCGCTCCCTCCGGCAGCGGTTTCTGCCATACGACTTTCGCTTTACAGACGAAACTTGTATTGTCAGGTAAAAATAATTCTAATTCAAGAAGCTCACCTAACTTGATTTTATCGTCACTGTAAACTCGTATGCCACCAAGTCCGATGTTGTGTATTGGTGTGCGTGATGAGGTAAAGGAGGCTGGTCGGTTGATGATAGGCACGTTAACTCGTAGATACTGTCGTTTATTATAATGCCCATTAAAATTTATCACGTTTCATTCCTTCTCAAATAGTACAGAAATATTTTAATGAATTCCTTCAATGGAAGATTTTTTATCTTGATAACCAAAAATATATACTTTAAGAAAAGCTGTGTTTTATTGTTGTAAGTATACCGTTAGGGGAAAGATAATCAAGCAATTTCGAGAATAATTACATATGTATGGGGAAAGATTATTCAATACATTTATCAGGAAATAAACACTCCGGATTTTACCGGCAAAAGGTATTCATGGTATCCATAAGGAATCAGGGAAACAGGGTAAGCAGTAAAAAAATTGCAATTTCCCTCTTTCTGCTTTAATATTCTTTCATTGCAATCAGAGTAAAACAATTACCTGTTTATAATAGCAAAAAATATCCGATAAACATATTACGATAAAACTCCATTACAAATCATTACACGAATACAGGCAAACATTCAGGAACTTCTTGCTGAACGTACCATATGGGAAAATCAAAATGAAACGAAAATTAAACAATATTTTAATCATTGTTTCAGCCAGTCTTACTTTCGCCGCAGCTCTTGCATGGTACAACAATCTTAGCATAGCGATGCAATGGGCGCCGGTAAATATCCAGGGAGTTGTGTATCGAGGATCAATTCCATGGCTCGACTGGTGTTGTGTTGATTTCTCCACGATAAGCACGTTCATTCCATTCTTCGGTTTTCTTCTGATCACGCTGGGGTTTGTTCGTACCGCCCGTCCGGAAAAACGAGAACCTTCAGAAACCTTTCCCTTCTTCAAGATGTATATCTCTTTTACTATTGCCCTGGGCCTCATAGGGACAGTCTGGGGGTTGATCATGATAGGGTATTACGATCTTGATCAAGTAACAATCAAAGAGTTGATTTATTGTCTGCGTACGGCACTTTATTCAACGCTTATTGCTCTCGTCTGGGTCTTTATCTTCGCACAACCGATAAACACGGCTATGAAATCCTGGCACAGAATTATAAACGGCCAAAAAACCGTAGAAAACGAAGATTTCCTTCAACTCGTCACTGAGCTTGGCAGTGCAATATCAGATGCGG
Above is a genomic segment from Candidatus Brocadiaceae bacterium containing:
- a CDS encoding polyprenol monophosphomannose synthase — protein: MKTYVMVPTYNERKNIESLLRYILDMKIPHLHIVVVDDNSPDGTFLEVEKIGAVHPEVELLLRRTGRGRGSAGIAGFKYALENGAEAVVEMDADFSHHPRYIPQLLAGLKDADVVIGSRFVHGGKDMDRGLVRRIVTVLAGIYVRRLLGLSIHDVSSGYRCFHGKVLKEIELNSMISTGPSIVSEVFYRAHLKGFSIKEIPIEFIDRTQGETKLNYKILLKTLLIVLRFKWLNTRGRLFQGK
- a CDS encoding HD-GYP domain-containing protein, with translation MIRKYIKNITPGMKLGKIIYGENYEVLLKPGIELTRGYIDRLQRMGFICIYIEDGETADVELKDPISERIRVMATKDILKTYKVTKASISNIEADTTESVIKAINTTKIKKSFQESPEFQQLCKDIGSFLNEIMEQDVLSGLNSIKTVDNYTYEHSVDTAIISLIIAKRLSLEKRKLEQIAIGQFLHDIGKIFIDEKILNKPGKLTPEEYTLIKGHPSFGYELVRDIPTIGPVAAHIPFQHHERQDGYGYPRGLTGTNKLDTGKIVYKEKDKLIMAAEISALADFYDACLSDRPYRPGMLPDLVYDLIRAGAGTQFNKELVDLFMTVIPKYPAGTPIKIRAGTYQGYTGVVLSINPSHLSKPNIKLLADKKNNKISPITIDLSTREQDIELECIR
- a CDS encoding PilZ domain-containing protein; the encoded protein is MINFNGHYNKRQYLRVNVPIINRPASFTSSRTPIHNIGLGGIRVYSDDKIKLGELLELELFLPDNTSFVCKAKVVWQKPLPEGAKAKYDLGLQFTEVPSDIMKRLSGIIEKEI